The stretch of DNA aggTATAATTTCAAACAATTTTGCTCATCAGTGATACTCTGTAGAGACTCATGAGTCAGTTTTAGTCACATGTATCCTGTGAGTCAAATGACTCACGAATATGCCAAGCAGGCCATGTTTCTTGGAGGTTTATCTGATTTCTGGTCTGGTTCTGCTTTTAGTAATCCTGCAGTGGCACCTGGGGACATGCTGAGGAGACCTTTGGCACCACTTCCAATCACCTAGCCCACACCTCTGTGCCCGTCCTCAGGTGGTCAGTCGTCTGTGTCAAAGCCCTTGGAAAGTGAGGGTTTGGTATGCCTCCTGCCAGGGTCTTGCTCatgtgtgttgctgctgctgtggtTCAGATACTACTGAAAACATGGGTTCTGAACACTGTTCCTGGTACTGGGTCCAACAGGAAACAGCCCAGTGGTCACCTCTCCCCTGGCCTTAGgggcatttctttcattttttctttcttttctcctcagaCTTGTAGTAGGGGTTCCGCACCATGAAAAGCAGAAGTATAAGAGGGATGAGAAAGTAGGGGATATAGACAGATATCAGGAATAGTCGTTCCTGGAAAGTCTTAGGTCCTTGTCCTCTGAAATGACTGGCTTTGGAGAAATCGTCGAGTAGCAACGTGGAGAGGATGGGAATCAGAGCTGTCATGGTGTGAACCGAGTAGATGATGGCAGGGGTGCGGATCCACTTGCAGCCTCCTGAGGTCAGCGAGGAGAGAAAGTCGGGTGAGACCTGCTCATGGCTCCAGGGGAGCCCGCCATACCCTCCACCCTGTCTCTGCCtgctcccttcagttcagtcattctaCCTCCTTTTCCAAGTGGAAACAAATGATATAATAGCGTCCAACGTGCAGTCCTTATGTGACAGATGGAGCCCTAGCACTGACTGCCAGAGAACACGGGTGGAGTCGAAATTCAGAAAAACTCTAGGGCAGTAAAGTGGCCATTATAAGGTAAACTCAGTTGGTCTCAAATacagtgggtggggagggaggtgaggagcAGGGCAGCTCTGCCAGCAGCATCTCTCTGCTAAGTAAGTATATATGGATGAGAAGAATCAACAGATTCTGCTAAGAGATGGATTTGAGGGCTCCAGTGGGAAATAACCTGTATAAGTTTATTTACAATGAACACTGGTATGGCCGCCTTCTTTTTCAAAACAATAGTCATATGGGGACACTGGAAGAATAATCTTTAAGTGAGAAGTCAGGCCACTTAGAGATAACTTGCTGCTACTGCTTATTAGCCAGTATGATACTACCCacagctgaaaaataaaagccaaaacaaaaaattctagGAAAACAAAAGGGAACAAGTTCAATCTGTAAAGTAGCTTCAGGTGGCATGTGTGCGAGATTTCCAGTTGACTGAGGCAGTCCTGCAGCCCCACTGACCCTAGACCACTATCCTGAGCCACACTGATGTCCCTTCCCAAGATTGATCCTGACCATTCCCACTCCTGTATCACCCTCACACATCCTTCAGGGACCACTCCCCTTCCTTGGTGGAACTTTCCCCAAAGATTTCTGAGACCTGGTCTCAGGGCAAAAATGGGATTTCTCACTTACTCACCTTTGAAGAAGGCATATGCTGCGATGGGAAAGAAAGGCAGCTGAAACACAAGCTCGCAGAACAGGAAGGACTTGAACCACACCGGGGGGGTCTGGAGCAGAGGGTCTTTGAACTCCTCGATATACCACTGCTGCAGGTTTCTCAGCTGGGAAAAGACGAGGAACACGGTGAGTACAGCCAGCTGGCAGGACTGGCTTCCGCAGCTCCAACCCTGCGGACGTGCCTCTCATCACGCAGCCCCTGGGCAGCGGACTCACAGCTGGTGGGCCAAAAGCACTCACAGCTGGCTTTAGTGGTGCAGCCTGGACGGTCATTTAATCAAAACTCACAAgctctcccaggtggcactagtggtaaagaacccatctgccaatgcaggagatgtaagacaggttcactccctgggtcaggaagatcccgagtgagaaatggcaacatactccagtactcttgcctggggaattcgatatggacagaggagcccggtgggctacagtccatgggagtcggacacaatcgaagtgacttagcacacacacacaagctctaACTCAAATGTTACCTTCACCCAGCAGCTTTTCTCAGCTCTTCCAGCCCCTGTGTGCTGCCCAGAATTTATCTGTGATAACACACATCCAGGTGTGTTGCCTGTCAAGAACAACGAGTGGCACTTAACAGGCTCTTAGTTTGCTGAACACACAAATGGGTGTATTGGCCAACAGTATCCTTCTTTATAAAGAAATGATATGAAAACCATCCTGAGGTTTGTCTTTTCACAACAGCAACACCAACCTCCAAGGGCCAGATTTCCTCAAGTACAGATatgaatttttttggtttttttttggcggggTAGGGGGGTGAATGGAAAGAAGGTAAATCTAACTTCTGTGAAGATGCAATTTTAGACAATTTAAATAATCTCCAAATCTCAAATTCCTCTTCATTCTTAACTCCCCTAgttcaaaagttgtttttttttttaggagatcAGTGGGATATTTGTAGAGGAACAGACTGTATAGCTTTTTGAGTGGTCTCAGTGCTAGCATGGACCCCAGCTTCGTGATAACACTGTCAAAACGAAAGATGCAGATCCATGTCGCCGGGGGGttggggaggcagggggaggaagCAGGGGGTCTGAGGTTGCCCCTTCTGTGCTCCCAGGAGAAGCCTAGGGCTCTCCCCAGATAGACTACTGAAGGTCTGTGGCATTCAACCTCCTGGATGGCGCCTTGATATTATAAGACAACTTCCAAGCTAGGAATCTGGCTTACAACGGAAAATCCAAAGATACTTTTCCTGTTAATTTTTAATCTAAAGATTCACTATTGTGAAATAAGAGGGCTCTTTGCTGAGAGTGACCTTTAAGCAAATATCCAGGAACACACAGTTAGTATAATTAATGACAGAAGGGCCTCAGCTAGATAGCCAATTTATTGACCAAATGATCTTGAATTTGTATTTGACTTGAAACTTAAATTTATGGAAATATCCTTAGATTCTTTCTAAGCACTTTTCAGGATGGTAATGTGGTAGAAAATATTCATCAAGGTTAAATCCCTGCATCTCTCCTggactctgttttctcatctgtaaagcaaGCAACTTGGACTAAATGTTTTTTAAGATCCTCTTTTGCTTTCTAGatttactctaaaaaaaaaaaaaaaaattgagggacagacctattttaaaagatttacaaCAAAATTTCAAAGGCATTCTGATTCATTTGAACTTCACCTTCTAATTATTATTCATGCTCTCAGATCCACTTATTTCATAAATCCAAGAAGATTTGTACAAGAAATTTGTAATTTCTAAGAGGTTCAGAATGATaatagcaaaatttaaaatacagttgaccctcgaacaacatgggtttgaattgTGCAGGTCCACGTATACACGGATTTTTTTCCAACGGTAAATACTACATGGTCAGTCAGTGGCTGGCTGAATCTGAGGATAGGGAGGAACGTGAGTACCAAGGGCTGACTATAAGTTATAAGTGGATTTTCAACTGTTTGGAGGGTCAACACCCTTAAACCCCAAGCAGAGTGAAGAGCATGGTACCTGGGGCAGAGTGCCTGCCGCTGAGCAAAGCACTTAAATGTCACTAAGCTGGTTACCTAATTATAGTACCCACCTCATTGTTGGTTAAGATAAAATCAGTTAATACTTAGAGTCCTAGAACAATGGCTAGCACACAGTAAATGCTAAGATTACTTGAATATAATTAATACGGACTTGGAGTTCAGTTTAATCTTACTACAATCTCAGCATGCAactagtcattgattatttcccAAAAAGGTAATAAAACTGTTTCCATTTATACCTGACTCACACTTGACTCAACTTAGCACTGTTATCCATTAAAATATTCACCTGGCCTATGCACATGGATTTCTAGACCAGAGCTGCTACTGAACGGTCCTGCACTCCTCTAAACTTAGAGTGAGCACACAGGCTGATTTCAGGCCTAGATGCTCAcctgtttttccttattttaatagAAGCAATGCTACCCAGATGCAAATAATATCACAAAATGCTTCCATCCTCTCCATGTCCTAATCCAAACTGAATTCTTACTGTTTCAGAGTTTTTCCCCAAGAGTTGATCTGGTTCAAACCaagaaagatatttgcaaatttcAGCCTAACCATTATGTGATCTCTACAAGCTTTTTAGTTCGAGGAGAAAATTTCTTCTCTTTAGGGAGGAAAAACACAACAGATGTTAAAATTCGGCATTTTTTCAAGGAGAATCTGAAAATAACTCaaggcttttattattattatttccccaTATGGAAGCAACACACTCATCATTGCCCACCCCAAAGCAACAGAAGTGATTAGAGACACAGGCCTTCAAAGCTGAGACACCCGGGTACAGCCAAGGCCTTTAAACAGCACCaaagatagacacacacacagtttctggTCAGATATGGCCTGCTTTGGCCCTTGACCTTCGAcaatgctgctgccaagtcgcctgtgtcgtgtccgactctgggtgaccccatggactgcagcctaccaggcttctccgtccatgggattctccaggcaagaacactggagtgggttgccatttccttctccaatgcaggaaagtgtaaagtgaaagtgaagttgctcagtcgtgtctgactcttagcgaccccatggactgcagcctaccaggctcctccatccatgggattttccaggcaagagtactggactgggttgccattgccttctcccactttcGACAATAAGTCAACTTAAAAAACTAAAGCTAAGAAAACTTTACCAAATCAAATATGTAAGTTTAAATGGGGTCTTTAGATTTTGAacaaattttaattgtattttgtgAGCAAGGACTTGTGGGAATGGCACATTCAGAAAAGATAtggaagggatttccctggcacagtccagtggttaagacctcgcctttcaatgcaggggatgtgggtttaaACACTCGTCAGGAAGCCAAGACctcacatgcctcaaggccaaaaaaccaaaagtaTACAACAGGAgcagtactgtaacaaattcaataaagacttcaaaaacaGTCCacatccaattttaaaaaaagagagagagaaactaacAGCTGTTCAGTCCAGAAAGGCTGGCTACCTGGAGTCACGGAGCTGGCCAGGAGTAAAGGGACTCAAAACACGAGAGACTGTAAACAGTCAGCCTGCCTGAGTTCTGTTGGCCAAGATCATGTACCGCCTGGACGTAGGCAGTAGGCTGAATAGTCTTAATCATACCAGCATGTATGAATGTAACCCTATTTGGCAAAAGTGACTTGGCAGATGTGGTTAAAGTTCAGGATCATGAAATGGGAAGACTATCCTGGTTATCTGGCGAGCCCTAAATGTAATGACAAGTGTTCTTATAAACGCTGGGCAGCAGGAGATTGaactaaagaaaacaaagcaaagtaaGGACAGAAGCGGAGACTGATGTGAcgtggccacaagccaagaacACCTGCAGccaccagaaactggaagaggcCAGGAACAGATGTTCCACCAGGACGTTCAGAAGCAATCATGCCTGCAAGACTCATTTCAAACTTCTGACCTCGCAAACTGAAAGAGAACAAATtcgtgttgttttaagccactttatTTTTGTAACTTGCTGCAGAAGCAAGAGGAAACTAATATACCTAGTATATGTTTGAGCTTGTGATTTAACTCAACTCTCTCTTCCTTAACAGTTGAAGAGCCCTGACTTGCCCAAGGCGCTCAAGAGGTTTTTGGAAGAACCAAATCCCCAGACTTCAGTCCAATGCTCTTGCCACACACGGCCTACACTTATCCCAGGAAAAGGTAGGTCAGAGATCTTCCTAGTTACGCTTGGAGCTAGAAACAAACCAGACTATGGAGTGGGGGTATATTGTTGAGCAGTGGCTCTTAACCTTTTTGGTAAGGTCAGACCCCTGAAAAAGTTGATGGAAGCTATGTAAAACACAGGGCACACACAATTCTGCATACCCCACGAGGGGTTCATGGGCCTCAGGTTAAGAACCCCTGTTTGCAGAGAAAAAGCATTTAAGGACAAACAGAGGCAAAATCAAATCTTTAGGTAGACAAATCAGGCTTGCCTATAGTTCTGCTGACAAACTGGAGAAGGGTAGAACTgagaactggaattccatgataGCAGGTTATAGAGTCCAGGCATGAAAATAAACctgaaaaaatcaaaagcatttaAAGCGAAGTTTAGTGTAAAGAATGTTCTCCAACAACCAGGAAATGGGGCCTTTGCCTGTATTTCTACTCAAACGATCATTCCTATTCAAACACAACTTTTAAAAAGGCGCTATTTGCAAGGTATCCTTAATTTACTTCCGAGATTTTGAAGTTGCAGGATCCTAATCTTGAAATCAAGACGTTCTCTGCCAATTTCTTTATAGACGCATCTAATTCTACGTGCACGATATTTCTTTGCGATTAGTCGATATTTTTAAAGCCCTCCCAGGAAACACAACTTTAAAACCAATTCGACATGTAATTTAGACACTGGTTcatccactgtgtgtgtgtgtgtgcccagtggcgtcggactctttgcgaccctatcaactgtagtccaccaagttcccctgtccacgggattttccaggcgagaatactggagtggattgccatttcctcctccagaggaccttcccgacccagggatcaaacccgtgtctcctgcatctcttgcattggcaggcggattctttacccactgagccaacctgggaagcccattcatccAGACCCTTTCCCTCAAATACGGACAACTGACTAGAGCTGGGGTAtgggagtctttaaaaaaaaagagagagaactgtCTTCAAAGGGGGCAAGGTgtcccccccccctcccccgacccGGAAGCCTGGGAGAAGACGCAGGGataaacaaagaaaagcccaagatGTCGAGGAAAAGAGCGCCGGCGGGACCCAAGGAAAGTGGGAGGGAACCCGGAGTGGGCGAGGCCCGAGGAGGGGACGCGATGGGGACGCCGGGGCAACCGCTACGACGAGGGGCCCCAACCTCGGCGACCGGGAGCGAAGGCGCCCTCACCTCGACGGGGTAGAGATCGCGTGGCAGCACCCCCTGCAGGTCCATGAGCAGAGTGATGGGGATGTGGGAGAGGAAGTAGAAGCCCAGAAACCACTCCAGGCCGCGCCGGGCGCCCAGAGTCCCCATCGTCCGTCGGTTGGGCTGAGCGGGAGCCGAGACTACGCTCACCGGAACACGACGTGGGGAAAGAGCCGCGCCTGAGCTGTCCCGGGacccccgcgccccgccccgtcCCGCCCCGCCGCGAGGGCGACGCCGGCTGCTCCCATTGGCTGAGAAGCCGCGCGCGGGCCGGGAGCGTCCGCAGAGGCGGCCCGGGGACAGTTCCTATTGGTTGCGAGGAGCGCCGCGTGAGGCGAGGGCGGAGCTTCCCGGGGCTGCCCAGGGCTTCTCAGGGCGCCCGGCCCCGCAGCGCTACCCGCCGGCCTTCTCGCCGCGACCGCGTGCGCGCTGGGCTTCGCGGCGTTTGCCTTCCGTGGCCCTTTCACTCATTATTACTCTTCCGTTCCTTCACTCCATCCGTTTAGTGCTTGCCGGGCGGCTCCTTTGTGCCCGGCCGTGGGGACTTAAAGGAGATGGAGCGCCTAGTGCAGTGGGGTCTCACCCACCAGGGCCGGCTGGACATTGCGTGGTGGTGGTCCGTGCCGTGGCAGCAGTCCCGGGCGTGGGAACAGCGGGCAAGATCCCTGGCCCGCCGGAGTTGAGGGTCCCGGAAGCTTTCCGAAGGAGGTGTAGGAGGCAGCCAGCCTCAGTTCAGAAAGAAGCACGGTGATATAGGAGGAGGTAAAATTGCCAGGTCTTGGTGATTCGCTGTAGAGAATAAGGGAGGCTCAAGGGTTCGTTTTCAGGCCGCGCAAATATTGATCTTTAATTACATACTGGACCTGGGTCTGCCCTGGAACAGGACGGGTGGGGCACCCATTCACTGAGAAGAGGGACATAGCGGAGAAGTGAGTCGAAGAGAAAGATAATTTGGTTCTGGCCATGTTACTGAGCAGTCTCTGCAGCATGAGTGGAAAAGTCAAGGAGGCAGTTAGATGAACACGTCTGAAGATGCGGATTTGTGAGGCATCCGTGTTTGTTGGACGTGGAAATTTTGAGAGCACAAGGCTTGTGAGAGATCTTGGACGACGTCAGGGgtcaggggaggagggggctgagaTATACAGGTGGACAGCAGGAGTGTGATGTCTCAGAAACACAGGGAAGGAGGGGGTTCTGCTGTGTCAGAACCACACTAAGTGGTACCCACCTGTGACTTGTGAGAGCAGCTGTGGTGGTTGGAGGCAGGAGCCGGATGATGACAGGCCGGCAAGGAGCAAGGAGGTGGGGAAATGGAGGTAGGGAGTTAGACATGATTATGAACGGGAGGAGAGAGCCAGGGCAGGAGGTGGAGGGAAATGTGCTCAAGAGAAGGCTGATTTATCTTCTTTTCAGAGAAGAGAGACCAGAGCACTTTCACGTGTCTAGATGCTGCTTAAAGTTTCTGGGTCGGGGGAGAGGTTGTCCAGACAGGAGAAGGAAAGCAGGGAATGTGGCTCAAGACCGCTGAGCAGTTGGAGAGAATGGATCAGAGTTAGGTCAGCGGTGCACTGTGCTCCCCAGGGTGGAGCACTAGGACAGAGAAACAGTGGTCAGCGTCGAGGACCCAGCTGAGATGTGTGGCGTCTCCCAGGCTGTGGGCTTTGGTCCGTTGTGAGGGCTACACAGAAAAAGGCCGTTGGGGTGAAAGTTAGGAAAGACAGCATTGATGTTGAGAAGTTGAACAAGAGAGTGATTGAAGAGATGGAGCACGCAGTTTGAACAAGATAGGGAGTAGGTGATGTAAGGCCAGAAGGGACTGGTAGACTGGGAGAAACTGGAGAAGTGCACAGATTTGAGGCCTTGCAGAGGCATGACTGCTGATGCGGTGGGAGAAACTGGACGAATGGGCCGGAAGGATGGGCGAGTAGAACAAGTGGATACAATGTCTGGGTTCTGGGTATCAGGAGGAGGTTCTGCCCCTGGGAATCTGGCTGAAATGGAGTGGAGGAGAAGGTATTTGGAGATCACGGAACAGAGATCCCAGAGTGTGGGGTGGATCGACTACAGAGGCCACTGTGAGCCCATGGCCATAGGCTCAGCATGTAAGGGGAGTGGCCAGGAGGGAGGTGAGCATGGGCCGAGGTCTGGCTTGAACCTCGGAGAGTGGAGAGGAAATGGTGTGGATGTGGCCTTGGGGAGTAGGGAAACTGGTGACCCcacctcctgaccttgaactctGTGGAGTGTGAGAAAGTGAACAACGTGTGCTGGGGCGGGCTGTGGGAGAGCCCAGACCTCAGGGGCGGGGGAGTGTCAGTTACTGCGGGAGGCGAGGGCTGAGGGTGTGGAGGGCTTTGTGAACCTCATAGTAGAGGGGTTTGGGCTCTGGTGAGGCGTGGGTGTTTACTGGGGAGGAGAAACAGAGCTGGGTGGAGGACAGGGCCCAGCAGGAGAGGAGTGGAGATTTCCTCCTTGGTGGTGAACAAGGGATAAACATTAGCAGAACACAAGGTTCTGTCGTTCCTGGGGCCTCTAGGGGGCAGGCAGGAGCCCTCTTGCACAGCTGCACTCAGGAGGGGCCCTGGCAACAGACCCCCTACCCCCCACCGGCGGGAATGGCTAACACCTGTTAAGCTGTACTCCAAGCAGACGAACTACCCGCTGGGGaaagggggcggggcgggggcggctgCTGTTTGCCCAGGGAATGTGGTAAGTGTACAGCTGTTAAAGTCACTGTTCCTCTGAAAACATCTCAGCCAAGCTTCTTAGCTGTAGATAAAGATTTTCAAGGCCAGGCACTTTTGAAAGGCCCTGCATCCAGCAAAATCTCTGTCCAGCTGCTGTCTTCAGCTTGAAATTCCTGTAGTAGGGGAGCCAAAGCTTGAGACGGTCAGAGAAGTCATAGGTAAATGGCCCTGGGGAGGAGGACACAGCTAATCAACAGATTCTTACCCAAAGCAAATGTTGAGTAAaagaatgacttaaaaaaaaaaaaagaaagttctgagTAGCTTCCCTGGTTGTGAGTGAGAAGAGGTGATGTTTAGCGCCTTTTGGAAATTATTCATATTGTGATAAGACAAACACCACTAGCTGGACAATGTACCCCCACAGTGGTGGGAAGAGAATTCTAGTCTTATAACTCCAGCTGGAAGGCACTTAGAGAAGGTCCGAGCTAGACCcaccacctgcctcctgagcagcAACTATGCAAGGCCCTTTCCTCTTGTCGACTGAAATGTGCAATGTGAGAGCTGTGAGTGAAGTTTTATTGGAAAatgcaaaatgaggactgcagcctgggagacagcacctcagatagctcctgagaaactgctccaaagaggcagtgggggacAGGTCAGTCTGtatatgattttggtgaagaAGGAATACGTGCAATGAAACACATATTTTTCCAGGAACTTCTAGTTTTGTGAAGCTTTtgctagtcatgaggaacagTCCTCACCAcgaatgattttagtgcttttctagatatgaggaggaGATAGCTCATAGGAGTGGGCTCATAAAGTTGactcctgaaaatatctgaagacctgtcctgccagtttctcTTCCCCAGCAGAGTGCCtcctttctgctctccaccctggaCTCCTTTTCATGGGTGTTGAAATCAGCTATAGCAGCACGTGATTTAATCCTTAGAAGCAAATGGCAAgtgcccatggcaagtgccaatttgtagttgacactcccctctctgcttttgtttcactcttctctctcaaAATGCTCCCACCCTCTTCACCCCGACCCAGCCTCCATCCCTAGTTTTAAGGCCCAATGGCCCCCTGTCCTGACTGCCTCTGTGTGCAGATCACTGCTGTCTCTGAGCTTCTGCAGCACTGCCTCTGACACGTTTACCCTTTTCACTGATTGTTTTCACCGATCTGAGTACCTGTCTGCACCTTTCCTGCTAGAGTCTGGGTTCCTGGACCACAAAGACTGTGCCACCCGCATCTTTATTTTACTAAAACAAAGCCGGGGTCATTGTTGAGTGAACTACACGTGACAatgaggctcctctatccacggagaCAGCGACGGTCACCCAGTGTAACTGTGAGGGGATGGATCACTGGGTGTAAGAACAGCCCACCGATGGCAAGATGTAGATACAACAAATGTCAAGAGGTTCTGCTGCTAATGGAAAGCGATTAGACCTGGCTCTAGAGTCAGCAGGGGGCTCCACACCTCAAAGCTAAAACATTATGTCTTCATTAGTAAGAGCTAAGATTCTGTCAGTGCTGGAAGCAGAGCAAGGACGCTGGGTTATGGGGTTGGGGAGTGAGATTCAGAAGGATCTCTCTGCAGATCTGTGGGTTTTACCTGGGCAGAGGGCAGCTGGCCCCCTGATTTGAGTGATTACCTCCTTTTTGTG from Bos mutus isolate GX-2022 chromosome 19, NWIPB_WYAK_1.1, whole genome shotgun sequence encodes:
- the TMEM97 gene encoding sigma intracellular receptor 2; protein product: MGTLGARRGLEWFLGFYFLSHIPITLLMDLQGVLPRDLYPVELRNLQQWYIEEFKDPLLQTPPVWFKSFLFCELVFQLPFFPIAAYAFFKGGCKWIRTPAIIYSVHTMTALIPILSTLLLDDFSKASHFRGQGPKTFQERLFLISVYIPYFLIPLILLLFMVRNPYYKSEEKRKKK